In Astyanax mexicanus isolate ESR-SI-001 chromosome 25, AstMex3_surface, whole genome shotgun sequence, a genomic segment contains:
- the LOC103030158 gene encoding piggyBac transposable element-derived protein 4, with translation MSLRRDRDEEVLGWSDEEDEGSEFESGLSGDEELFFNGMDPAQDDPRRALSDETKVPNGSSAEGATSGCDKETQPAKRWNNADEEDIEPFHHKFIPARKPGSILDHTKDYRPVDLFQEFFTTEAVSSLCSNTNKFADIKKDMGEKCKWEPLEPEEFMKFCGILVFMGIIHRPTIADYWHPDSMWQTPYVRKIMRRDRFQAISLSLHISDPESDRTNCAKKGKPNYDKLAKIRPLMESLKTACKASYHPRRNLSIDERMVPTLAKNGATVRLKSCRHTWGYKLFVLKDIANGYTCDFTVFADSDPKKTPNGLSYDSVMSLVDPHFLGTGYILYCDSFFTSPALFMDLHKMKVQACGMAKKNRAGFPKVKKNSLTKTSARGTIKWIRQGPLLFVKWADFKEVIACSTVHKAYAGDVVTRRQRHLDGTCEVREFQVPAPINAYNRMMSGVDLVDPNLQRYINGKRFYRWYKIFFFHFLDIALVNAYLLHKEHSQVKAAKPLSYLDFRKKLCEQLCNFETNPEPPEVPMNHYLERMQGGRRKCRQCLGDGKRSDTIWHCPQCDVPLCGSAARNCLMRYHLSRNLKVGLNKVESTENDMVKTGVKRMMHTVVDKNVQTVPNKKVNRESDKTIQVCEKEKEKEKVMVDRKAKKTVKSKMKKRSKVQVKKKSTNKSKKTGQKDKRETRKNVEPKLEPLFEPKIETMDESRFETMVVPRFETMVVPRFETMVEPKFETMVEPKLEPMDEPKIESVLWERYEGPEVHYSEVTVVIE, from the exons ATGTCCCTGAGGAGGGATCGAGATGAGGAGGTGCTGGGCTGGAGTGATGAAGAGGATGAGGGCTCTGAGTTTGAGAGTGGGCTCTCTGGTGATGAAGAGCTGTTTTTTAATGGGATGGACCCTGCTCAGGACGACCCCCGGCGCGC GCTTTCAGATGAGACCAAGGTTCCTAATGGCTCATCAGCTGAAGGAGCCACCAGTGGGTGTGATAA AGAAACTCAACCTGCTAAGAGATGGAACAATGCAGATGAGGAGGACATTGAGCCCTTCCACCACAAATTCATTCCAGCCCGGAAACCTGGTTCTATCCTTGACCACACTAAAGATTACAGACCAGTGGATCTTTTCCAGGAGTTTTTCACCACGGAGGCCGTTTCCAGCCTCTGCAGTAACACCAACAAGTTTGCAGACATAAAGAAAGACATGGGGGAAAAGTGTAAATGGGAACCTCTGGAACCTGAGGAGTTTATGAAATTCTGTGGGATTCTTGTGTTTATGGGCATCATTCATCGCCCCACGATCGCAGATTACTGGCATCCTGACAGCATGTGGCAAACTCCTTATGTAAGGAAAATCATGCGCAGAGACAGGTTTCAGGCCATAAGTTTGAGTTTGCACATCAGTGACCCAGAATCAGACCGCACAAACTGTGCAAAGAAAGGAAAACCCAACTACGACAAGCTGGCGAAGATCAGGCCTTTAATGGAGAGCTTAAAAACGGCCTGTAAGGCATCGTATCATCCTAGGAGGAACTTGTCAATCGATGAAAGAATGGTACCAACTCTGGCTAAGAACGGGGCAACAGTTCGATTAAAGTCCTGCCGCCACACATGGGGATACAAACTGTTTGTCCTGAAAGACATTGCAAATGGATATACGTGTGATTTCACAGTTTTCGCTGATAGCGACCCAAAGAAAACCCCCAATGGACTCAGTTACGACTCTGTGATGTCTCTTGTGGATCCTCATTTTCTCGGTACTGGCTATATTCTGTACTGTGACAGCTTCTTCACCAGTCCAGCTCTGTTCATGGACCTGCACAAGATGAAGGTGCAGGCATGCGGCATGGCGAAAAAAAACAGAGCAGGGTTTCCCAAAGTCAAGAAAAACTCCCTCACGAAGACGTCAGCGCGAGGCACCATTAAATGGATCAGACAGGGACCCCTTTTGTTTGTAAAGTGGGCCGACTTCAAAGAAGTCATCGCCTGCTCCACTGTCCACAAGGCCTACGCTGGAGATGTCGTGACAAGAAGGCAGAGGCATTTGGACGGAACCTGTGAGGTCAGAGAATTTCAAGTGCCAGCGCCAATCAATGCCTACAATCGGATGATGAGTGGAGTTGATTTGGTTGACCCAAACCTTCAAAGGTATATCAACGGCAAAAGGTTTTACAGGTGGTACAAGATattctttttccattttctgGACATAGCTCTGGTCAACGCCTACCTGCTTCACAAAGAGCACAGCCAAGTGAAAGCAGCAAAACCGCTCTCATATCTTGACTTCCGGAAGAAGTTATGTGAACAACTCTGTAATTTTGAGACAAACCCTGAGCCACCCGAAGTTCCAATGAATCACTACCTTGAACGCATGCAAGGAGGGCGGAGAAAGTGCCGACAGTGCCTAGGAGATGGCAAGAGGAGTGACACTATCTGGCACTGTCCACAGTGTGATGTTCCACTGTGTGGTTCAGCTGCGAGAAACTGCCTTATGAGATATCATCTCTCCAGGAACCTAAAGGTGGGGTTGAACAAGGTGGAGAGTACTGAGAACGACATGGTGAAGACAGGGGTGAAGAGGATGATGCATACAGTGGTGGACAAGAACGTGCAAACAGTACCCAACAAGAAGGTCAACAGAGAGTCAGACAAGACGATACAGGTGTgcgagaaggagaaagagaaggaaaaagtgATGGTGGACAGGAAGGCGAAGAAAACAGTGAAGAGTAAGATGAAAAAAAGATCAAAAGTGCAAGTGAAAAAAAAGTCGACCAATAAATCAAAGAAAACTGGTCAAAAGGACAAAAGAGAGACCAGAAAAAATGTGGAACCCAAGCTTGAACCATTGTTTGAACCCAAGATTGAAACCATGGATGAATCTAGGTTTGAAACCATGGTTGTACCCAGGTTTGAAACCATGGTTGTACCCAGGTTTGAAACCATGGTTGAACCCAAGTTTGAAACAATGGTTGAACCCAAGTTGGAACCAATGGATGAACCTAAGATTGAATCGGTGCTCTGGGAAAGATATGAAGGTCCAGAGGTGCACTACAGTGAAGTGACTGTTGTAATTGAATGA